A portion of the Acidobacteriaceae bacterium genome contains these proteins:
- a CDS encoding single-stranded DNA-binding protein translates to MRTLTGPGGFRLKYRITAGAGAADPDGFERRDIYVECKGPDAELMLERDGELLRSLEHVAAKALRLEPEEHDRISFDADSFKAERAASLRRMADDAIAMVKDTEKPYSFPPMNSRERRMLHMFLKDSGLQTASSGEGARRFVMLYPEGARIPREDSRGSGGSSFGDRRGGRSGGGRPSGGRGGDRRGGGNRSGGGGRGRY, encoded by the coding sequence ATGCGTACCCTCACTGGGCCAGGCGGATTTCGCCTGAAGTACCGTATCACCGCTGGCGCTGGCGCTGCGGATCCAGATGGATTCGAACGCCGCGATATCTACGTCGAGTGCAAAGGGCCCGACGCCGAACTGATGCTCGAACGGGATGGAGAACTCCTCCGCTCGCTGGAGCACGTCGCCGCTAAAGCCCTTCGCCTCGAACCCGAAGAGCACGACCGCATCAGCTTTGACGCCGACAGCTTCAAGGCGGAGCGTGCCGCCAGCCTTCGCCGCATGGCCGATGACGCCATCGCAATGGTCAAGGACACGGAGAAGCCCTACAGCTTCCCGCCCATGAACTCACGCGAGCGTCGAATGCTGCACATGTTCCTCAAAGACTCCGGCCTGCAGACGGCAAGCTCGGGCGAGGGCGCACGACGCTTCGTAATGCTCTACCCCGAAGGCGCACGCATTCCCCGCGAAGATAGCCGCGGCAGCGGTGGCAGCAGCTTCGGCGACCGTCGTGGCGGCCGCAGCGGTGGCGGACGTCCCAGCGGTGGACGTGGCGGCGATCGTCGCGGTGGTGGCAATCGCAGCGGCGGCGGTGGACGCGGACGCTACTAA
- a CDS encoding NYN domain-containing protein, translating to MRTNLYIDGFNFYYGAARHTPYKWANVVDLAELIFPTVKIHQAHYFTALVKPTPNDPDQRQRQMTYLRALETLPNLKVHYGHYLQSQVMMKVVNPPPDYIRVFKMEEKGSDVNLATRMLVDAFRDDCDQFIVITNDSDLAEPIRIINSELKKRVLILNPHSQDSADRRGAREHKKIKANPSSVLARCAHRVKDITSNGQNCHMALCQFPVQLMDAAGRTIHKPVSW from the coding sequence TTGAGAACGAATCTCTACATTGATGGCTTCAATTTCTATTATGGTGCTGCCCGACACACACCATATAAATGGGCGAATGTTGTTGATTTAGCTGAGTTGATTTTCCCTACAGTCAAAATTCATCAAGCGCACTACTTCACTGCTCTTGTAAAGCCTACCCCTAACGATCCGGATCAACGGCAACGACAGATGACGTACTTGCGGGCCTTAGAAACGCTACCGAATCTAAAGGTTCATTACGGACATTACCTGCAAAGTCAGGTAATGATGAAAGTAGTAAATCCGCCTCCGGATTACATACGAGTATTCAAAATGGAAGAGAAGGGCTCTGACGTCAATCTGGCAACTCGGATGTTAGTCGATGCTTTTAGAGACGACTGTGATCAGTTCATAGTTATTACCAATGATTCGGATTTGGCTGAACCGATAAGAATTATCAATTCAGAGCTAAAGAAGCGTGTGTTGATTTTGAATCCGCACTCTCAAGATTCAGCTGATCGTCGTGGCGCACGCGAACACAAGAAGATCAAGGCAAATCCAAGTTCGGTATTAGCGCGCTGTGCTCACCGTGTAAAAGACATCACGTCGAACGGGCAGAACTGCCATATGGCTTTGTGTCAATTTCCTGTCCAGTTGATGGATGCTGCTGGAAGAACAATACACAAGCCAGTATCCTGGTAG
- a CDS encoding outer membrane beta-barrel protein, with translation MKAKLGTLVVMLLAAMVGSLAHAQVAPYAMFSLGHYSGLGVGAGTQSNQSGGYNSLGGTFGVYDDFIHAGAVGAGLDVRGIIQNSSNSTQYGNKTAGFLFGPRVTVNTLALPFRPYAQLEIGSIGTNNGTQSSKDAHFGYQFQFGGDFTLLPHLAARFEYGIGQVDTPNIKHTLQTFGAGLVLRL, from the coding sequence ATGAAGGCTAAGCTTGGAACGCTGGTAGTGATGCTGCTGGCTGCAATGGTGGGCTCACTAGCCCACGCCCAGGTGGCTCCGTATGCCATGTTCAGCCTTGGGCATTACTCCGGGCTGGGGGTAGGGGCGGGCACACAATCGAACCAGTCCGGCGGCTATAACTCGCTGGGCGGAACGTTCGGTGTGTATGACGACTTCATCCATGCGGGTGCGGTTGGCGCGGGTCTGGACGTGCGCGGCATCATTCAGAACAGTTCGAACTCGACGCAGTACGGCAACAAGACAGCCGGCTTCCTCTTTGGCCCACGTGTCACGGTGAATACGTTGGCGCTTCCTTTCCGCCCGTACGCTCAGCTTGAGATTGGATCGATCGGAACGAACAACGGCACGCAGTCCAGCAAGGACGCGCACTTTGGTTATCAGTTCCAGTTTGGCGGCGACTTCACGCTGCTCCCACATCTGGCTGCACGGTTTGAGTATGGTATTGGGCAGGTGGATACACCCAACATCAAGCACACGCTGCAAACATTTGGTGCGGGGCTGGTGCTGCGGCTGTAA
- a CDS encoding polysaccharide lyase family 7 protein — protein MHPLRYRANARLTRLLACAVTGASVLLFGGCATASAAASPASPAAPTTTTTTAGALGFDATTQVVAQSGGTAYFLVYRTGGSTGAVTVNWATGGGTATAGTDYTSASGVISWADGDSAAKTISVPILDKTPSSDKETFHIDLTSPTGDATLGTYPEAVVSIKNSFTAPSTITSFNFTPWKLTLPINEYRTADATYTAWSISPSVINNKFADAYFYASGSTVVFYSPANGATTTPGSGSDHTRSELRELYTGSGADSNSDWSSSIGGTLTGSCTINSVAPNTDEATFAQIHGQTYVFVLLDWRVSTGNVELAVYSSNASGATKTNYVVKSGVTLGTALTYSLAYSGSTVTAVVNGSTKSVTVDSSWTGTPVYFKAGAYHSAPNTGNGATDATQVTYTALGISH, from the coding sequence ATGCATCCTCTTCGTTATCGCGCCAACGCCCGCCTTACCAGGCTGCTTGCCTGCGCCGTCACCGGCGCTTCCGTGCTGCTCTTCGGTGGATGTGCCACTGCTTCCGCAGCCGCAAGCCCCGCATCGCCAGCAGCACCTACAACCACTACGACCACGGCGGGAGCCCTCGGCTTCGACGCCACCACGCAGGTCGTTGCGCAGAGTGGTGGCACCGCTTACTTCCTCGTCTATCGCACGGGCGGCAGCACCGGGGCTGTCACGGTCAACTGGGCTACCGGCGGAGGCACCGCTACGGCAGGCACCGACTACACCAGTGCCAGTGGAGTGATCTCCTGGGCGGACGGCGATAGCGCCGCCAAGACGATCTCTGTACCGATCCTCGACAAGACACCGTCGTCTGACAAAGAGACCTTCCATATCGACCTGACTTCGCCCACCGGAGATGCCACCCTCGGCACATATCCCGAAGCGGTGGTCTCCATCAAGAACTCGTTCACCGCACCATCGACCATCACCAGCTTCAACTTCACACCCTGGAAGCTGACGCTGCCGATCAACGAGTACCGCACCGCGGATGCGACCTATACCGCGTGGAGCATCTCGCCTTCGGTGATCAACAACAAGTTTGCCGACGCGTACTTCTACGCGAGTGGCAGCACTGTAGTGTTCTACTCGCCTGCAAACGGAGCGACCACGACACCTGGCTCCGGCTCAGACCATACGCGCAGCGAACTTCGCGAGCTCTACACCGGCAGCGGAGCGGACTCGAACTCCGACTGGAGCAGCTCTATCGGCGGCACGCTTACTGGTAGCTGCACGATCAACTCCGTCGCACCGAATACAGACGAAGCGACCTTCGCGCAGATCCACGGACAGACGTACGTCTTCGTTCTGCTCGACTGGCGTGTCTCTACCGGCAACGTTGAACTCGCGGTGTATAGCAGCAACGCCAGCGGAGCAACGAAGACGAACTACGTTGTGAAGTCGGGCGTCACGCTTGGTACCGCGCTCACCTACTCGCTGGCGTACTCAGGCAGCACCGTGACCGCAGTGGTGAATGGTTCAACGAAGAGTGTCACGGTCGATAGTTCATGGACGGGCACACCCGTTTACTTCAAGGCCGGTGCGTACCACTCCGCACCCAATACAGGGAACGGCGCAACAGACGCCACGCAGGTGACATACACGGCGCTTGGTATTTCGCATTAG
- the thrS gene encoding threonine--tRNA ligase, translating to MSDLIKVQLPDGSVREVARGTSPFEIASSISPRLAAAVVVARVRPLNTTTTTDADTEAKAEQTEEAMYGGEATGERIVDLNAPLTEDVALELLKETDPAALRVVRHSAAHVMATAILELFPETKLGHGPATDNGFFYDVYREVPFTELDLAAIEGRMAEVVKRDEPFVRVEESRNKGLTDYSAQGEFMKVHFIERFTKEGDEISLYKNGNFTDFCRGPHVPSTGRVKAFKVMSIAGAYWLGNENNQQLQRIYGTAFFNAKDLDAHFKHLEEIKARDHRVLGKQLDLFSIQEIAGAGLIFWHPKGGLIRKTMEDWMRDECVRRGYNLVYTPHIMRRELWKVSGHEDVYAENMYPPMELDDAEYRLKPMNCPGHILIYKSSPKSYRDLPQRYAELGNVYRYERSGTMHGLLRVRGFTQDDAHIFCTRDQIVSEIEGCLDFAEAVLKTFGFKEYRVELSTHEPGNSDFIGTPEEWAESEGALTDVLKKRGLTFQSFPGEAAFYGPKIDVKLVDVLGRLWQLSTVQFDFNLPKRFELEYVGEDGERHQPVMVHRALFGSVERFFGVLIEHYAGSFPMWLAPVQVGLVPISNEKHVEYAESLKKRLEAAGLRVELDATNGKMQGKIRDFGVAKVPFILVVGDKEAQTDSVSVRTRGKGDQGSVTVEEFIARATALTKEHSMEL from the coding sequence GATTTGATCAAGGTCCAGCTTCCTGATGGCTCTGTGCGCGAGGTTGCGCGCGGAACATCGCCGTTTGAGATTGCTTCGAGCATCTCCCCCCGTCTTGCCGCCGCGGTTGTCGTGGCGCGTGTTCGTCCGCTGAACACCACGACGACTACGGACGCTGACACCGAAGCCAAAGCCGAGCAGACCGAAGAGGCAATGTACGGCGGCGAAGCCACGGGTGAGCGCATCGTCGACCTGAACGCTCCGCTGACCGAAGACGTCGCGCTGGAGTTGCTGAAGGAGACCGACCCCGCTGCGCTGCGCGTGGTGCGCCACTCGGCCGCGCACGTCATGGCAACGGCGATCCTCGAGCTCTTTCCGGAGACCAAGCTTGGCCACGGCCCGGCAACAGACAACGGCTTCTTCTACGACGTGTATCGCGAAGTGCCGTTCACGGAACTCGACCTCGCTGCCATCGAAGGCCGCATGGCTGAAGTCGTCAAGCGCGACGAACCGTTCGTGCGCGTGGAAGAGTCGCGCAACAAGGGCCTTACCGATTACTCCGCTCAGGGTGAGTTCATGAAGGTCCACTTCATCGAACGCTTCACCAAAGAGGGCGACGAGATCTCGCTGTACAAGAACGGCAACTTCACCGACTTCTGCCGTGGGCCGCATGTGCCTTCGACGGGCCGCGTGAAGGCGTTCAAGGTGATGTCCATCGCTGGCGCTTACTGGCTGGGCAATGAGAACAACCAGCAGTTGCAGCGCATCTACGGCACGGCATTCTTCAACGCCAAGGACCTCGACGCGCACTTCAAGCACCTGGAAGAAATCAAGGCGCGTGATCATCGCGTGCTCGGCAAGCAGCTCGACCTCTTCAGCATTCAGGAGATCGCTGGCGCAGGTCTGATCTTCTGGCACCCCAAGGGCGGCCTGATCCGCAAGACGATGGAAGACTGGATGCGCGACGAGTGCGTGCGCCGTGGTTACAACCTCGTCTACACGCCGCACATCATGCGTCGCGAGCTCTGGAAGGTCTCAGGCCACGAGGACGTCTACGCGGAGAACATGTATCCGCCGATGGAGCTGGACGATGCAGAGTACCGGCTCAAGCCGATGAACTGCCCCGGCCACATTCTCATCTACAAGTCGTCGCCGAAGTCTTATCGCGACCTGCCGCAGCGTTACGCCGAGCTTGGCAACGTGTATCGCTACGAACGCTCGGGCACCATGCATGGCTTGCTGCGTGTGCGTGGCTTTACGCAGGACGATGCGCACATCTTCTGCACGCGTGACCAGATTGTTTCGGAGATCGAAGGCTGCCTGGACTTCGCAGAAGCCGTGCTGAAGACCTTCGGGTTCAAGGAGTATCGCGTCGAGCTTTCGACACACGAGCCCGGCAACTCTGACTTCATCGGCACGCCGGAAGAGTGGGCGGAGAGCGAAGGAGCTTTGACGGACGTGCTCAAGAAGCGCGGCCTCACGTTCCAGAGCTTCCCTGGCGAAGCAGCCTTCTACGGCCCGAAGATCGACGTCAAGCTCGTCGATGTGCTCGGCCGTTTGTGGCAGCTTTCGACGGTGCAGTTCGACTTCAATCTGCCCAAGCGCTTTGAGCTGGAGTACGTTGGCGAAGATGGTGAACGTCATCAGCCGGTGATGGTGCATCGTGCGCTCTTCGGTTCGGTAGAACGCTTCTTCGGCGTACTGATCGAGCACTACGCGGGCTCGTTCCCGATGTGGCTTGCGCCTGTGCAGGTGGGCCTCGTGCCTATCTCGAACGAGAAGCACGTGGAGTATGCAGAGAGCTTGAAGAAGCGTCTCGAAGCTGCTGGCCTGCGCGTGGAACTCGATGCAACGAACGGCAAGATGCAGGGCAAGATTCGCGACTTCGGTGTCGCGAAGGTGCCGTTCATTCTGGTGGTCGGCGACAAGGAAGCGCAGACAGATTCGGTGAGCGTGCGTACACGTGGCAAGGGCGATCAGGGCTCGGTGACGGTGGAAGAGTTCATCGCACGCGCAACAGCGCTGACGAAAGAACACTCGATGGAGCTGTAG
- the ruvA gene encoding Holliday junction branch migration protein RuvA produces MIAHIRGTIVMKTPATVVVECAGVGYELAISVATFTDLGAEGSEARLHVHTHVREDALALFGFSERQEKLLFEKLLTISGIGPKLAITVLSGISAERLVGAIRGGDHATLTKIPGIGKKTAERVVLELKDKLDDMKGFTEAGVVAPTLGGVADDVLSALVNLGYPRPTAQKAVESAAKDAAVAGEFEKLFRAAMSAVR; encoded by the coding sequence GTGATTGCCCATATTCGCGGAACGATTGTGATGAAGACGCCGGCGACGGTCGTCGTGGAGTGCGCCGGTGTGGGCTACGAGCTGGCTATTTCTGTGGCCACGTTTACGGACCTGGGCGCGGAAGGCAGCGAAGCACGGCTGCACGTGCATACGCATGTGCGTGAGGATGCGCTGGCGCTGTTCGGCTTCTCAGAACGGCAGGAGAAGCTTCTCTTTGAGAAGCTGCTGACGATCTCAGGCATCGGGCCGAAGCTGGCGATCACGGTACTAAGCGGCATCTCTGCAGAGAGGCTGGTGGGTGCGATTCGCGGTGGCGATCACGCTACGCTGACGAAGATTCCTGGCATTGGCAAGAAGACTGCCGAGCGCGTCGTGCTGGAGTTGAAGGACAAGCTGGATGACATGAAGGGCTTCACCGAAGCCGGTGTTGTGGCGCCCACGCTGGGCGGCGTGGCGGACGATGTCCTGTCGGCGTTGGTGAACCTTGGTTACCCTCGACCGACCGCGCAGAAGGCCGTCGAGAGCGCAGCCAAGGATGCCGCTGTCGCCGGAGAGTTCGAGAAGCTCTTCCGTGCGGCTATGTCGGCTGTGCGGTAG
- a CDS encoding type II toxin-antitoxin system VapC family toxin, which yields MKKQTIAEIEEAQRLGKLFVSDASVLEAARLSHAGRIYLGGEIEDFVRLAQIDGGLAFLPMTHRILIESTRLPELLHKDPSDRIIAATAREYGLTLLTRDKPLLRYAQQGHLNARKI from the coding sequence TTGAAGAAGCAGACCATCGCCGAGATTGAAGAGGCTCAACGTCTCGGAAAGTTGTTTGTATCCGATGCTTCTGTTCTCGAAGCCGCACGGTTGTCACATGCTGGACGCATCTATCTCGGCGGGGAAATCGAAGACTTTGTTCGACTGGCTCAGATAGACGGTGGACTCGCGTTTCTGCCAATGACGCATAGAATTCTCATCGAATCCACCCGCCTGCCAGAGCTTCTTCACAAAGACCCTAGCGACCGCATCATTGCAGCAACCGCTCGTGAATACGGCCTCACACTGCTCACACGCGACAAGCCCCTGCTGCGATACGCACAACAGGGGCATCTGAACGCGCGCAAAATCTAG
- a CDS encoding phytanoyl-CoA dioxygenase family protein: MNDLLAIIETQAHAKRGRGGVRDVLDNVPALRNVADHPAVRDVVEGVLGEDAFLVRSILFDKTDTANWKVPWHQDVTIAVRERRDTENFGPWSSKQGVTHVQPPTAVLESMVTVRIHLDPCPKENGALRVMPGTHKLGRIDQNEAPLHIEDPGIVTCTAALGEALVMRPLLLHASSASENPKHRRVLHFDFANIRLPNSLSWHLQ; this comes from the coding sequence GTGAATGATCTGCTCGCAATCATCGAAACGCAAGCTCATGCAAAACGAGGTCGCGGCGGTGTGCGGGATGTCTTGGACAATGTACCCGCGCTGCGCAACGTTGCTGATCATCCTGCGGTACGAGATGTTGTTGAAGGTGTGCTTGGCGAAGATGCCTTCCTTGTTCGCTCAATCCTTTTCGATAAGACTGACACGGCGAACTGGAAAGTGCCCTGGCACCAGGACGTCACGATTGCTGTACGTGAACGGCGCGATACAGAAAACTTCGGGCCCTGGTCGAGCAAGCAAGGCGTAACGCATGTACAGCCGCCAACTGCGGTACTTGAAAGCATGGTGACGGTTCGCATTCATCTCGATCCTTGTCCAAAGGAAAACGGCGCGTTGAGAGTGATGCCTGGGACTCATAAGCTTGGGCGCATTGATCAGAATGAGGCGCCACTTCACATCGAAGATCCCGGCATAGTCACCTGCACCGCAGCGTTAGGAGAAGCCCTCGTGATGAGACCTCTACTCTTACATGCGTCTTCTGCCTCTGAAAATCCGAAACACAGAAGAGTGCTGCATTTTGATTTTGCCAATATAAGACTCCCAAACAGTCTTTCCTGGCATTTGCAATAA
- the dnaN gene encoding DNA polymerase III subunit beta: protein MSTASITPDVQAPTGNLEITVSRAELLRELTAAQSVVERKTTIPILSNFLFEASEEGVLTITATDLDQSLKTSCPARVKKAGACTIPARKLYDYIKLLPEGDISIKLQDNHWVQIRAGRSNTKMVGMARANFPAVPEFPGVGVFKINSASLRNMISKTIFSISNEESRYTLNGALLVLKAESMAMVATDGHRLAHIEKTGESMEVSGEKKTLIPRKALAEMMVLLNTSDSETLEFSDDDQTLFFRIGGRVLTSRKLTGQFPNYEAVLPRDNNKFVIVRSEDLMSSIQRVAQFADERSGAIKMRLEQNELKLSAQSTDAGESEDIIETPYNYDPLVVGFNSSYLVEFLRATGNTGEVRLEFKDAQSAGQMRPEDGNEDVQYRYILMPMRI from the coding sequence GTGTCTACAGCCAGCATCACGCCCGACGTCCAAGCCCCCACCGGCAACCTTGAAATCACGGTCAGCCGAGCTGAACTCCTCCGCGAGCTCACGGCGGCGCAGTCGGTCGTCGAGCGCAAGACGACCATCCCGATCCTGTCGAACTTCCTCTTCGAAGCCAGCGAAGAAGGTGTGCTCACCATTACGGCCACCGACCTCGACCAGTCGCTGAAGACCAGCTGCCCGGCACGAGTGAAGAAGGCCGGCGCCTGCACGATCCCGGCACGCAAGCTCTACGACTACATCAAGCTGCTGCCCGAAGGCGACATCTCCATCAAGCTGCAGGACAACCACTGGGTGCAGATCCGCGCCGGCCGTTCGAACACCAAGATGGTCGGCATGGCCCGTGCGAACTTCCCCGCGGTGCCTGAGTTCCCCGGCGTTGGTGTCTTCAAGATCAACTCGGCGTCGCTGCGCAACATGATCTCGAAGACGATTTTTTCGATCTCGAACGAAGAGTCGCGCTACACGTTGAACGGCGCGCTGCTTGTGCTCAAGGCCGAGTCGATGGCGATGGTAGCGACCGACGGTCATCGTCTGGCGCACATTGAAAAGACCGGCGAGAGCATGGAAGTGAGCGGCGAAAAGAAGACGCTCATTCCGCGCAAGGCGCTGGCCGAGATGATGGTGCTGCTCAACACGTCGGACTCTGAGACGCTTGAGTTCTCTGACGACGATCAGACGCTCTTCTTCCGCATCGGTGGCCGCGTGCTCACCAGCCGCAAGCTGACGGGTCAGTTCCCAAACTACGAAGCCGTTCTGCCGCGTGACAACAACAAGTTCGTCATCGTGCGCTCGGAAGATCTGATGAGTTCGATCCAGCGCGTGGCTCAGTTTGCCGACGAGCGCTCAGGTGCGATCAAGATGCGTCTGGAGCAGAACGAGCTGAAGCTCTCGGCGCAGTCCACGGACGCGGGTGAGTCGGAAGACATCATCGAAACGCCGTACAACTACGATCCGCTCGTGGTGGGCTTCAACTCGTCGTACCTGGTCGAGTTCCTTCGCGCCACGGGTAACACCGGCGAGGTTCGCCTGGAGTTCAAGGACGCCCAGTCCGCTGGCCAGATGCGCCCCGAAGATGGCAACGAGGATGTGCAGTACCGCTACATCCTGATGCCGATGCGGATCTGA
- a CDS encoding acyltransferase: MNSSAASATASTSGTPAKSHYVVLDGLRGVASLVVILFHLFEANNGDNRFRQVINHGYLAVDFFFLLSGFVVAYAYDDRWGRMTEWGFFKRRLIRLQPMVVMGSLIGAALFYVGSGSVFPTIATTPVWKLVLVMVIGFTLLPVPLSLDIRGWGEMHPLNGPAWSLFFEYVANILYALGLRRASRKVLASLVILAGAFLFQYAVFGGHGDLIGGWSITPTQLHIGFARLLYPFFMGILLMRLGKRIPMQGAFGFCSFLLVVALSLPRFGGASHLWVNGLYDALCVLLLFPLIVAIGAGEQRVEGSSIRVAKFFGDLSYPLYITHYPLIYLYTAWVLQTKPSALVSAEVGAATLATALVIAYASLKLYDEPVRRWLSARFLAKAA; encoded by the coding sequence ATGAACTCATCTGCAGCCTCCGCGACGGCGAGCACCTCCGGCACGCCCGCAAAGAGCCACTACGTAGTCCTGGATGGATTGCGCGGAGTCGCATCGCTCGTGGTGATCCTGTTTCACCTCTTTGAGGCGAACAACGGCGACAACCGGTTTCGCCAGGTCATCAATCACGGTTACCTGGCCGTCGATTTCTTCTTCCTGCTGTCAGGGTTTGTCGTCGCTTACGCCTACGACGACCGTTGGGGCCGGATGACGGAGTGGGGCTTCTTCAAGCGGCGCCTGATTCGCCTGCAGCCGATGGTGGTGATGGGGAGCCTGATTGGTGCAGCGCTGTTTTATGTCGGCTCCGGTTCTGTCTTCCCTACGATCGCGACAACGCCGGTCTGGAAGCTCGTGCTGGTGATGGTGATTGGCTTCACGCTGCTTCCCGTACCGCTGTCGTTGGATATCCGCGGCTGGGGCGAGATGCATCCGCTGAATGGCCCGGCGTGGTCCCTGTTTTTTGAGTATGTGGCGAACATTCTGTATGCGTTGGGGTTGCGCCGCGCGTCGCGCAAGGTGCTGGCTTCCCTCGTCATTCTGGCAGGGGCATTCCTCTTCCAGTACGCAGTCTTTGGCGGCCATGGCGACCTGATCGGCGGTTGGTCCATCACTCCGACGCAGCTTCACATTGGCTTTGCCCGCCTCCTCTATCCTTTCTTTATGGGGATTCTGCTGATGCGTCTGGGCAAGCGCATTCCGATGCAGGGAGCCTTTGGTTTCTGTAGCTTTCTGCTGGTCGTCGCCTTGTCCCTCCCGCGATTCGGCGGGGCATCGCACTTGTGGGTGAACGGGCTTTATGACGCGCTTTGCGTCCTTCTGCTCTTCCCTCTTATCGTGGCGATCGGCGCAGGAGAGCAGCGGGTTGAGGGCAGCTCGATCCGTGTGGCGAAGTTTTTTGGTGATCTGTCGTATCCGCTGTACATCACGCACTACCCGCTGATTTATCTCTACACGGCGTGGGTGTTGCAGACGAAGCCTTCGGCTTTGGTCTCGGCCGAGGTCGGCGCTGCAACCTTGGCTACTGCGCTGGTGATCGCCTATGCCAGCCTGAAGCTTTATGACGAGCCCGTGCGCCGCTGGTTGAGCGCGAGGTTCCTGGCGAAGGCAGCCTGA